The following are from one region of the Siniperca chuatsi isolate FFG_IHB_CAS linkage group LG21, ASM2008510v1, whole genome shotgun sequence genome:
- the fscn2a gene encoding fascin-2a — protein sequence MPTNGINKALKLQFGLINYENRYLTAEAFGFKVNASGISMKKKQIWTLEQDEQDGQVVFLRSHLGRYLASDKDGKITCGAEKPDPECRFLIVPQSDGRWALQSEPYLRYFGGSADYLSCFAQAIGEQELWAVHLALHPQASLLSVARKRYAHLSASDGEISVDSNIPWGVDSLVTLVYLDGKYSLKTCDSRFLSNDGKLVKENTNTTSFTLELKSGKLAFKDCDGKYLTPVGPTGTLRSGRCSKPGKDELFDLEESHPQVVFQAANKRFVSVKQGVSISANQDVETDMETFQMEIDKESKKSMFRTNGGSYWTLVTHGEIQSTATEVEINTMFDIEWREQRVALKASNGKYVCTKKNGQLSAVSDTVGDDELFLMKLINRPMLILSGENGFVCHHKNSNTLDANRSVYDIFLLIFNDGAYNVKSVNGKFWYVSSSGLVCSDGEKPEDFFLEFLEHGRIAIKGSNGKYLRGDQGGTLMGDGTTVDASSLWEY from the exons ATGCCCACAAACGGAATTAACAAGGCCCTGAAGCTGCAGTTTGGCCTTATCAACTATGAGAATCGCTACCTTACAGCTGAGGCCTTTGGCTTCAAGGTGAACGCCTCAGGCATCAGCATGAAGAAGAAACAGATCTGGACCTTAGAGCAGGACGAGCAAGATGGCCAAGTAGTGTTCCTCCGCAGTCACCTGGGACGGTATCTGGCCTCTGACAAAGATGGGAAGATCACATGTGGGGCAGAGAAACCTGACCCTGAATGCCGTTTCCTTATTGTGCCCCAATCTGATGGTCGCTGGGCATTGCAATCAGAGCCTTACCTGCGTTACTTTGGAGGCTCGGCTGACTACCTGTCCTGCTTTGCCCAAGCCATTGGGGAACAAGAGCTGTGGGCTGTCCATTTGGCTTTACACCCACAGGCCAGCCTGCTCAGTGTGGCACGTAAGCGCTATGCCCATCTGTCTGCTTCAGATGGAGAGATCTCAGTGGACAGCAACATTCCCTGGGGAGTGGACTCCCTGGTCACCTTGGTATACCTGGATGGCAAGTACAGCCTGAAGACCTGTGACAGCCGTTTCCTCAGCAATGATGGCAAACTGGTGAAGGAGAATACCAATACTACTAGCTTCACACTGGAGCTGAAATCTGGCAAGCTGGCCTTTAAGGACTGTGATGGGAAATATCTGACCCCAGTGGGTCCCACAGGAACGCTGCGATCTGGCCGATGCTCCAAGCCTGGAAAAGATGAGCTGTTCGATCTCGAGGAGAGTCATCCACAAGTAGTTTTTCAAGCCGCCAATAAAAGATTTGTCTCGGTCAAGCAAG GAGTGAGTATTTCAGCCAATCAGGATGTGGAGACAGACATGGAGACCTTCCAGATGGAGATTGATAAGGAGAGCAAAAAGTCTATGTTCAGGACCAATGGTGGATCCTACTGGACTTTAGTGACTCATGGAGAGATCCAGTCCACTGCCACAGAAGT AGAGATCAACACAATGTTTGACATTGAGTGGCGAGAACAGAGGGTGGCACTCAAAGCAAGTAATGGAAagtatgtgtgtacaaagaAGAATGGGCAGCTCTCAGCAGTCAGCGATACAGTGG GTGATGATGAATTATTCCTGATGAAACTCATCAACCGCCCTATGCTGATCCTTAGTGGAGAAAATGGCTTTGTGTGTCACCACAAGAACTCCAACACTCTGGACGCAAATCGATCTGTCTATGACATTTTCTTATTGATCTTCAATGATGGCGCTTACAATGTAAAAA GTGTGAATGGAAAGTTCTGGTACGTCTCTAGCAGTGGCCTAGTGTGCTCAGACGGAGAAAAGCCAGAGGACTTTTTCCTTGAGTTCCTGGAACATGGACGCATCGCTATCAAGGGCTCTAATGGCAAGTACCTTCGTGGAGACCAGGGAGGTACACTTATGGGTGATGGTACAACTGTTGATGCATCTTCTCTTTGGGAGTACTGA